One region of Thermoplasmata archaeon genomic DNA includes:
- a CDS encoding NADP-dependent oxidoreductase codes for MTKRRGASAGRPDVPAMMKAAANDRYGPPSELTPHRLPVPEPGPREVLIALHSAGVGSWDALVVDGSWRPWGQKARFPIVPGTDGAGIVVATGARVRKVRIGDRVWACHYSNPKGGFYAEYIAVEADSVGRVPAHLTLLEAGAAPTTGLTALQGIDDTLRLHRGETVLIFGASGGVGSLAVQFAKRRGARVLGTASTSESAALVRRLGADEAIDARASDLVGRLKSAVPDGIDAILALAGGESLERCIDFLRPGGRVGYPNGVEPEPRRRPGLRVLAYDGEYGPTEFAALARATGEARLQVPLAAVYPLDQAAAAHTRVVQGRLLGRIALRIREEPAAE; via the coding sequence GTGACGAAGCGAAGGGGCGCCAGCGCGGGACGACCGGACGTGCCGGCGATGATGAAGGCTGCGGCGAACGACCGATATGGTCCGCCATCCGAGCTCACGCCGCATCGACTCCCCGTCCCCGAGCCAGGCCCGCGGGAGGTCCTCATCGCTCTCCATTCGGCCGGCGTCGGCAGTTGGGACGCCCTCGTGGTCGACGGGTCCTGGCGGCCGTGGGGGCAGAAGGCCCGGTTCCCGATCGTGCCGGGCACCGATGGCGCGGGCATCGTCGTCGCGACGGGCGCCCGCGTGCGGAAGGTCCGAATCGGCGATCGGGTGTGGGCGTGCCACTATTCGAACCCGAAGGGCGGATTCTACGCGGAGTACATCGCCGTGGAGGCGGATAGCGTCGGGCGGGTGCCGGCGCACCTGACGTTGCTGGAGGCAGGCGCCGCCCCGACGACGGGCTTGACCGCCCTCCAAGGAATCGATGACACGTTGCGGCTGCATCGAGGCGAGACCGTGCTCATCTTCGGGGCGTCCGGGGGCGTGGGCTCCCTCGCCGTGCAGTTCGCGAAGCGTCGCGGTGCGCGCGTGCTCGGGACGGCCTCCACGTCGGAGTCCGCCGCGCTCGTCCGACGGCTTGGCGCGGACGAGGCGATCGACGCCCGCGCATCGGACCTGGTCGGCCGCTTGAAGTCGGCGGTGCCCGACGGGATCGACGCGATCTTGGCCCTGGCCGGCGGGGAATCGCTCGAGCGATGCATCGACTTCCTTCGGCCGGGTGGTCGTGTTGGGTACCCAAACGGAGTCGAGCCGGAGCCGCGCCGACGACCGGGCCTTCGAGTCCTCGCGTACGATGGCGAATACGGGCCGACGGAGTTCGCGGCGCTCGCGCGCGCGACGGGCGAGGCCCGGCTCCAGGTCCCGCTCGCGGCGGTCTACCCGCTCGACCAGGCCGCCGCGGCCCACACTCGGGTCGTGCAGGGTCGCCTGCTCGGCCGGATCGCCCTCCGGATTCGCGAGGAACCTGCGGCCGAGTGA
- a CDS encoding UPF0175 family protein, with translation MKSLQVRLGEDEIEVLDELAEEMRISRSELARNALREGVRRLRMEKALTRYVNLEFTLSRAAQYAGVTIQEMAAAARDRGIPYFRYSLEELRRDLDRAAKWMKG, from the coding sequence ATGAAGAGCCTGCAGGTCCGGCTCGGCGAGGACGAAATCGAAGTCCTCGACGAACTCGCCGAGGAGATGCGGATCTCACGGTCCGAGCTCGCCCGGAATGCCTTGCGGGAGGGCGTGCGCAGGCTCCGGATGGAGAAAGCCCTCACGCGCTACGTGAACCTCGAGTTCACCTTGAGCCGGGCGGCCCAGTACGCGGGCGTGACAATCCAAGAGATGGCCGCGGCCGCCCGCGACCGCGGAATCCCGTACTTCCGCTACTCGCTCGAGGAGCTTCGGAGGGACCTAGATCGGGCGGCGAAGTGGATGAAAGGCTGA
- a CDS encoding Rab family GTPase: MRSEVLKAKVCLVGDLAVGKTSLIRRYVLDAFEDRYQTTLGAKVTKKVLQIPMPEQDVDAHMDLTIWDIMGQPGFQELLREAYFYGARGVLAVADLTRRSTLIDLAGWIDGVEKVVGKVPVLIAVNKADLSADADFGEREIRNVSEAYDADFIRTSAKTGAGVEAAFARLGAVVARHQLERVPGEEE; encoded by the coding sequence GTGCGGTCCGAGGTCCTGAAGGCGAAGGTCTGCCTCGTCGGCGACCTCGCCGTCGGCAAGACGTCCCTGATCCGGAGGTACGTCCTCGACGCGTTCGAGGACCGCTACCAGACGACGCTCGGCGCCAAGGTGACGAAGAAGGTCCTGCAGATCCCGATGCCCGAACAGGACGTCGACGCGCACATGGACCTGACGATCTGGGACATCATGGGTCAGCCGGGATTCCAGGAGCTCCTGCGCGAGGCCTACTTCTACGGCGCCCGGGGCGTCCTCGCCGTCGCCGACCTGACGCGCCGCAGCACGCTGATCGACCTGGCGGGCTGGATCGACGGCGTCGAGAAGGTCGTCGGCAAGGTGCCGGTGCTGATCGCGGTCAACAAGGCGGACCTCTCGGCCGATGCGGATTTCGGGGAGAGGGAGATCCGCAACGTCTCGGAGGCGTACGACGCCGACTTCATCCGGACGTCCGCGAAGACCGGCGCCGGCGTCGAAGCGGCGTTCGCGCGCCTCGGCGCCGTCGTCGCGCGGCACCAGCTGGAACGGGTGCCGGGAGAGGAGGAGTAG
- a CDS encoding PQQ-binding-like beta-propeller repeat protein yields MRASILAFIVCAGALLAPLLARASGSGSIPPTFSGDPAGSYINVNGFHFDPLLSPPESPEALRYERVPPGESAYYLLQLEPPITAAMKARLASEGFALLYYVSFNAFVVRASPSDAVRARDIPGVRWIGLYEPAFKLSAHLAEVDFQSTYGETATSDAASAPDAAWVAWSDPSAEIAAGGPLSDGSTSPRLRVTVLPFEVSRVLRVAAAIDSLGGSRITWSDASSGIVRAEIGRDALVALARTPDVMWIDRELRPRTLNDIARWVIESGNGTSHAAPLHDHGLFGTGEIVTVGDTGLDYQHDAFEDPSNATPGPDHRKVTAYYTPSDARGDGTDNGINHGTHVAGTVAGDDGVWHVYDGDATGSNGTAGPHDGQAFDATLQIQDLSTDGTFIFPPSDLHDMYQAAADRGSYIHTNSWGSCCSDYIVEASETDDFVWTHPDFVVLYAAGNSGPSSSTINPYAVAKNAIAVGASQNGPNREKMASFSSRGPAGDGRLKPDVLAPGVAIWSAHGCDPSGQCDDYAQLSGTSMATPTAAGAVALLRQYYVDGWYPTGTRQSADGFVPSAALLKATLINGAAEITGTGAYDNGEARYPNDNQGWGRILLDDGIFFQGDSRRLFTDDHRIGVNTGDSVMYQLAIGDASVPVEVTLVWSDYPGAPMSTPNLVNDLDLVVIAPDGTIFAGNQFTGYNPGESTPNPGGSDRLNNVEGVLVRSGVQAGIWTVRVSAYNVPQGPQPYALVVTGGISQHRGFVRMDRNHYQSTAWVGIEVIDPDLNVDPNAPDTTTASMTSTTETTPETVTLTETGASTAIFTGSIQLQNSGLPTNDGRLQVRNGDTITAAYYDADDGTGGAGNVYDDATVDDTLPVISGIAADGLRFFRVTIGWTTDEASDSVVYWGAGSPSIRQADAARVTNHSLVLAGLTQSTTYSYYVLSTDEAGNTARADNGSAYYTFRTPARPPDSPPSAEWPQFHANRERGGVNPTPYALPLTARWNTTAGGSRIHWSAPVIDDHTVFYTEREGTVTALDLGTGAVAWRVFLGDFGYVHGTPALDGGTVYVALVTGSGAAVTLYALDEASGAVLWKRTAPAVGASAFTTPAVDGTSVYWTDNSGKKLHATDVATGTDRWTYAMPDKGFQGPTVWAGIVFVTDALGDIIAVDGSTGMEFWRSRVGSPITSAPTLADGVLYVGDYSGSVYAFDPLTGARLWKAPQLGKVVDVASPVVAAGRVYVGVFANETGAGRMYALDAATGRVVWQSFMAKGPVGASAAYDNGTVFLAAWDGKLYAWDGATGRLLQQSLVSPAGSTSSVAIGDGYLVVGDESGKVSAYGFVGGGSVRRVDVTPASVDVAIGGSAALTARAYDAFENLVGGASFAWSSEAGLGTVTPATPSGDAAVYGAGMTSGTDTAAATTAGFTGRATVNIVPGSLAEIEVSPATVSVSAGGTAQFTATGRDRYGNAVALSAVTWAVGGGIGTVDAAGRFTAGMSVGNGTLTAMSGGLSGTATVRVVSAALASIALSPPTIDVEAGATVVLHALPEDAFGNPVEDVTIVWTPTAGDVSPIDGRGMYATYRAPVSAMTASVTLASGSVSNTFPIRVVSGTLERVIVMPAPVTVRLGSAVELEALALDRYGNVLGNVTFAWSSTIGSLEISPDGRSATLTSGDHTGSGTLTVVAGPRSATVDVTVVEAGFPPERILGMPTALLLLVVAALLAATVLVLTSKNRRLARRLEQGAPAQAAEPEKASGDEELDEPIEDYPT; encoded by the coding sequence GTGCGAGCATCCATCCTCGCGTTCATCGTGTGTGCCGGGGCACTGTTGGCCCCCCTGCTGGCCCGAGCGAGCGGGTCGGGGTCCATTCCTCCGACGTTCAGCGGGGACCCTGCGGGCTCCTACATCAACGTGAACGGCTTTCACTTCGATCCGCTCCTCAGTCCGCCGGAATCTCCGGAAGCGCTTCGATATGAACGCGTGCCCCCCGGCGAATCGGCGTACTACCTGTTGCAACTCGAGCCTCCGATCACGGCCGCGATGAAGGCGAGGCTCGCCTCCGAAGGATTCGCCCTCCTCTACTACGTGAGCTTCAACGCATTCGTCGTCCGGGCGAGCCCGTCGGACGCGGTGAGGGCCCGCGACATCCCAGGAGTCCGATGGATCGGCCTGTACGAACCGGCGTTCAAGCTGAGCGCGCACCTCGCCGAGGTCGATTTCCAATCGACGTATGGCGAAACCGCCACCAGCGATGCGGCATCCGCGCCCGACGCGGCGTGGGTCGCATGGTCCGATCCATCCGCCGAGATCGCGGCGGGAGGGCCCCTGTCCGATGGGTCGACGTCGCCCCGGCTTCGCGTGACCGTCCTCCCGTTCGAGGTCTCCCGGGTGCTCCGGGTGGCGGCTGCGATCGACTCGCTCGGAGGGTCGCGCATCACGTGGTCCGATGCGTCGTCCGGCATCGTCCGCGCGGAGATCGGACGGGATGCGCTCGTGGCGCTCGCTCGAACCCCCGACGTCATGTGGATCGACCGGGAGCTCCGGCCGCGGACCCTCAATGACATCGCGCGATGGGTGATCGAGAGCGGGAACGGGACGTCGCATGCGGCGCCGCTCCACGACCACGGCCTCTTCGGCACGGGGGAGATCGTCACGGTGGGCGACACGGGCCTCGACTACCAGCACGACGCCTTCGAGGACCCGTCCAACGCGACGCCCGGACCCGATCACCGCAAGGTCACCGCGTACTACACGCCCTCGGACGCGCGAGGCGACGGCACGGACAACGGGATCAACCACGGCACGCACGTGGCCGGCACCGTCGCCGGGGACGACGGCGTGTGGCACGTGTACGACGGCGACGCGACCGGATCCAACGGCACGGCGGGACCGCACGACGGCCAGGCGTTCGACGCGACGTTGCAGATCCAGGACCTATCCACCGACGGCACGTTCATCTTCCCGCCGTCCGACCTCCACGACATGTATCAAGCGGCGGCGGATCGCGGGTCCTACATCCACACGAACAGTTGGGGCTCGTGCTGCAGCGATTACATCGTGGAGGCGTCCGAGACGGACGACTTCGTCTGGACCCACCCGGACTTCGTCGTCCTGTACGCGGCGGGCAACTCGGGGCCGTCCTCCTCGACGATCAACCCGTACGCGGTCGCGAAGAACGCCATCGCGGTCGGCGCGAGCCAGAACGGTCCGAACCGGGAGAAGATGGCGTCCTTCAGCAGCCGAGGCCCCGCGGGCGACGGGCGCCTGAAGCCGGACGTCCTCGCGCCCGGCGTCGCGATCTGGTCGGCGCACGGGTGCGATCCGAGCGGGCAGTGCGACGATTACGCGCAACTGAGCGGCACGAGCATGGCGACGCCCACCGCCGCGGGGGCCGTCGCGCTCCTCCGGCAGTACTACGTGGACGGCTGGTATCCGACGGGCACGCGGCAGTCCGCCGACGGGTTCGTCCCGTCCGCCGCGCTCCTGAAGGCGACGTTGATCAACGGCGCGGCCGAGATCACGGGGACCGGCGCGTACGACAACGGCGAGGCGCGCTATCCGAACGACAACCAGGGATGGGGCCGCATCCTCCTCGATGATGGGATTTTCTTTCAGGGGGATTCGCGGCGGCTGTTCACCGACGACCACCGGATCGGCGTGAACACGGGCGATTCCGTGATGTATCAGCTCGCGATCGGGGATGCCTCGGTGCCCGTCGAGGTGACGCTCGTCTGGAGCGACTATCCCGGGGCGCCGATGTCGACCCCGAACCTCGTGAACGACCTCGACCTCGTCGTCATCGCTCCGGACGGCACGATCTTCGCGGGGAACCAGTTCACCGGCTACAACCCGGGGGAATCGACGCCGAACCCGGGCGGCTCGGATCGCCTGAACAACGTCGAAGGCGTCCTCGTGCGGAGCGGTGTCCAAGCGGGCATCTGGACCGTCCGCGTCTCGGCGTACAACGTGCCGCAGGGACCGCAGCCCTACGCCTTGGTCGTCACGGGCGGCATCTCGCAGCACCGCGGGTTCGTACGGATGGACCGGAACCACTACCAATCGACCGCCTGGGTCGGCATCGAGGTCATCGACCCGGACCTGAACGTCGACCCGAACGCGCCGGACACCACCACGGCCTCGATGACGAGCACCACGGAGACGACGCCGGAGACCGTGACCTTGACCGAGACGGGCGCGTCGACCGCGATCTTCACCGGATCGATCCAGCTGCAAAACAGCGGCCTACCGACGAACGACGGCCGGCTCCAAGTGCGCAACGGGGACACGATCACGGCGGCGTACTACGACGCGGACGACGGGACGGGCGGAGCCGGCAACGTCTACGACGACGCGACGGTCGACGACACGCTGCCCGTCATCTCGGGCATCGCCGCCGACGGCCTGCGGTTCTTCCGCGTGACGATCGGCTGGACGACCGACGAGGCGAGCGACTCCGTCGTCTACTGGGGCGCCGGCTCGCCGTCGATCCGTCAAGCGGACGCCGCACGCGTGACGAACCACTCGCTCGTCCTCGCGGGGCTCACGCAATCGACGACGTACTCGTATTACGTTCTGTCCACGGACGAAGCGGGCAACACGGCGCGGGCGGATAACGGGAGCGCGTACTACACGTTCCGCACACCGGCGAGGCCGCCCGACTCGCCGCCCTCGGCGGAGTGGCCGCAGTTCCACGCGAACCGCGAGCGGGGTGGCGTGAATCCGACGCCGTACGCGTTGCCGCTGACGGCCCGATGGAACACGACGGCCGGCGGCTCCCGGATCCACTGGAGCGCCCCCGTCATCGACGATCACACAGTCTTCTATACGGAAAGGGAAGGGACGGTGACCGCGCTCGACCTCGGGACCGGCGCGGTCGCATGGCGGGTGTTCCTGGGGGATTTCGGCTACGTGCACGGCACGCCGGCGCTCGATGGGGGCACGGTGTACGTCGCCCTCGTCACGGGAAGCGGGGCGGCCGTGACGTTGTACGCGCTCGATGAGGCGAGCGGCGCGGTCCTCTGGAAACGCACCGCCCCGGCCGTCGGCGCGTCCGCCTTCACGACGCCGGCCGTGGATGGGACGTCCGTCTATTGGACGGACAACAGCGGGAAGAAACTCCATGCGACCGATGTGGCGACCGGGACCGACCGCTGGACGTACGCGATGCCCGACAAGGGATTCCAGGGCCCGACCGTCTGGGCGGGCATCGTCTTCGTCACGGATGCCCTCGGGGACATCATCGCGGTCGACGGGTCGACGGGGATGGAGTTCTGGCGGTCGCGGGTCGGCTCCCCGATCACATCGGCGCCGACCCTGGCGGACGGCGTCCTGTACGTCGGCGACTACTCGGGATCCGTGTACGCGTTCGACCCGCTGACCGGGGCGCGGCTGTGGAAGGCCCCGCAACTGGGGAAGGTCGTCGACGTCGCGTCGCCCGTCGTCGCCGCGGGGCGTGTCTACGTGGGCGTGTTCGCGAATGAGACGGGCGCGGGACGGATGTACGCGCTCGATGCCGCGACGGGGCGCGTGGTCTGGCAATCCTTCATGGCGAAAGGCCCGGTCGGCGCTTCGGCAGCGTACGACAACGGCACCGTCTTCCTCGCGGCATGGGATGGGAAGCTATACGCATGGGACGGCGCGACCGGGCGGCTCCTCCAGCAGTCGCTCGTCTCCCCGGCGGGCAGCACGTCGTCCGTCGCCATCGGGGACGGCTATCTCGTCGTGGGCGATGAATCCGGGAAGGTGAGCGCCTACGGATTCGTCGGGGGCGGTTCGGTCCGTCGCGTGGACGTCACGCCCGCCTCCGTGGACGTCGCCATAGGCGGATCCGCCGCGCTGACCGCACGCGCATATGACGCCTTCGAGAATCTCGTCGGGGGCGCTTCGTTCGCTTGGTCCAGCGAGGCCGGACTGGGTACCGTAACGCCGGCCACGCCGTCGGGCGATGCGGCGGTCTACGGAGCCGGCATGACCTCGGGGACGGACACGGCCGCCGCGACGACCGCCGGATTCACCGGACGAGCGACGGTGAACATCGTGCCGGGAAGCCTCGCCGAAATCGAGGTGAGCCCGGCGACCGTCTCGGTATCGGCCGGAGGAACCGCACAGTTCACCGCGACGGGTCGCGACCGTTACGGCAATGCGGTGGCGCTCTCCGCCGTCACGTGGGCGGTCGGCGGCGGCATCGGCACGGTCGACGCGGCCGGGCGATTCACCGCCGGGATGAGCGTCGGCAACGGTACCCTAACGGCGATGAGCGGAGGCCTCTCCGGCACCGCCACGGTGCGCGTGGTCTCGGCGGCGCTCGCGTCGATCGCCCTCTCGCCACCAACGATCGACGTCGAGGCGGGCGCCACGGTGGTGTTGCACGCCCTCCCCGAAGACGCATTCGGGAATCCCGTCGAGGACGTCACGATCGTTTGGACCCCTACCGCGGGGGACGTCTCGCCGATCGACGGTCGCGGGATGTATGCGACGTACCGTGCGCCCGTCTCCGCGATGACGGCCTCCGTGACCCTCGCCTCGGGATCCGTCTCGAACACGTTCCCGATCCGCGTCGTCAGCGGCACATTGGAACGGGTCATCGTCATGCCGGCGCCGGTCACGGTCCGGCTCGGAAGTGCCGTCGAACTGGAGGCGCTCGCACTCGACCGGTACGGCAACGTCCTGGGCAACGTGACGTTTGCCTGGTCGTCGACGATCGGCTCGCTCGAAATCTCGCCGGACGGCCGGAGCGCCACCCTCACGAGCGGCGACCACACGGGGAGCGGGACGCTGACCGTCGTCGCGGGCCCGAGGTCCGCGACGGTCGACGTGACGGTCGTCGAGGCGGGATTCCCACCCGAGCGGATCCTCGGGATGCCGACGGCGCTGCTCTTGCTCGTCGTGGCGGCTCTCCTGGCCGCCACGGTGCTCGTGCTGACGTCGAAGAACCGGCGGCTCGCGCGACGCCTCGAGCAGGGCGCGCCCGCCCAAGCCGCGGAACCGGAGAAAGCGTCGGGGGACGAAGAACTCGACGAGCCCATCGAAGACTATCCGACGTAG
- a CDS encoding helix-turn-helix domain-containing protein: protein MQGNPPVRRHGASAGRETAANPARSTKGTASSRQVGARRRLEQGTRRRVYEHLLLLPGDHFRSIVRSLGIGVGTARHHLQIMVRDGLVYERKADGRSRYYVAGNPEQLAKNDLFGKHWGFRDLRLRIWSALNRSGESTATRIASALGITRQLAAYHLRRLEQKGLVSSQNRRYRVTKSSAAERIDERERNS, encoded by the coding sequence ATGCAGGGAAATCCACCGGTCCGGCGCCACGGAGCTTCCGCCGGCAGGGAGACGGCCGCGAATCCGGCACGTTCGACCAAGGGGACCGCATCGTCCCGCCAAGTCGGGGCCCGTCGGCGACTCGAGCAGGGCACGCGCCGCCGGGTGTACGAGCACCTGCTCCTCCTCCCGGGGGACCACTTCCGCTCGATCGTGCGCTCCCTCGGCATCGGCGTGGGGACGGCGCGCCATCACCTCCAGATCATGGTGCGGGACGGCCTCGTGTACGAGCGAAAGGCGGACGGCCGGTCCCGCTACTACGTCGCGGGAAATCCGGAACAGCTCGCGAAGAACGACCTGTTCGGGAAGCACTGGGGCTTCCGCGACCTGCGACTCCGCATTTGGAGCGCGTTGAACCGCAGCGGCGAGAGCACGGCGACGCGGATCGCGTCGGCCCTCGGGATCACGCGACAGCTCGCGGCCTATCATCTCCGCCGCCTGGAGCAGAAAGGGCTCGTCTCGTCGCAAAATCGCCGCTACCGGGTGACGAAATCGTCCGCCGCGGAGCGGATCGACGAGAGAGAGCGCAACTCCTGA
- a CDS encoding S8 family serine peptidase gives MVGAIGVVPVASLSQAVGRAVNSDALALASADAAAALRGPQRWDGGPVAVRPVFSDVNRPIEVIIEVGGRSLAAEQSYRASRGMPSLDGAAQRAYVASVRASHADVRAAIAAAGGTVRYEYAIVYNGIAAVLDHAALLQIAGMPGIVHISPTQVATIALDQSVPFILGGKTYEELGADGTGVRIAVIDTGIDYTHAAFGGSGDPADYASNDPSVIEDGSFPTAKVIGGTDLVGEAYDARGASAPGGACSATPHPDPDPLDVNGHGTHSSDTAAGMTVEDGDGNVLTPHGVAPGASLYMIKIFSACAADGSASTSNANVIAAIEWATDPNQDGDTSDHADVINMSLGGAFGRDTEAGAQASDAAVDVGVIVVASAGNSGNIPYITGAPAAATEAISVAAGNDPGIKLQLLTVANSAGADGDKESVEGAFTPPLAETGTKSGLAARLGDFLSPAAQLCTALPAGSLAGKIPLVSRGTCTFQLKVENAQAAGAIAVVVYNSVGGDPIVMGGVGGVSIPAVMVSMADGSALTNAIDADTTFTLDPANQKPIPDRLAPFTSRGPRFNDASIKPDVTAPGVSILSALVGSGTGATSVSGTSFSSPHVAGAAAILRQLHPDWSVEEIKSLLMNTATDAKPGTTTPYATSLMGAGRVRVDVAATTESLVVPGSASFGVAESSASGTQQYDVNLELRNKGDASKSFALSSAFRVPGDVGGAITLVHPATLSVDAGGSTDFTLSLVVNYNTLAGSLFEKDGFLTLTESGGGDILRVPFLLIPIARSAAHASAADIALGSSFMVQNPGVRATRVDVYQLGATSPNEDLIAEPNGLPNDPDDWFDIRATGVRSFGKDPVGSKADQVLEWGISVWGRRSAPSLLVTDIVIDVDGGGPDYLVEVADLGLLTTGSFNGAMASAVFSLNPKPGKPSGFLEFIVPNTLHASWQSAPLFLADLNTLARANNQPKIGLANEPFSYVVMTTDLETGSFDVSPVGMFNAKQVQLNAVPNTVAILAAGGSAGITAVGATPGGLLLIYRNNVAGADQSEVVTVHA, from the coding sequence ATGGTCGGCGCGATCGGCGTCGTGCCGGTCGCCTCGCTCTCGCAGGCCGTTGGACGAGCGGTCAATTCCGACGCGCTGGCGCTCGCGAGCGCGGATGCGGCCGCGGCCTTGCGCGGCCCGCAACGGTGGGATGGCGGGCCCGTCGCGGTCCGTCCGGTCTTCTCGGACGTGAATCGACCGATCGAAGTCATCATCGAAGTGGGCGGCCGTTCATTGGCGGCCGAGCAGTCGTACCGCGCGTCGCGGGGGATGCCTTCCCTCGACGGTGCCGCGCAGCGAGCGTACGTCGCGTCGGTGCGCGCGTCCCACGCGGACGTCCGCGCGGCAATCGCCGCGGCGGGCGGGACAGTCCGCTACGAGTACGCGATCGTCTACAACGGGATCGCCGCCGTCCTGGATCATGCGGCGCTCCTCCAGATTGCCGGCATGCCGGGAATCGTCCACATCTCCCCGACGCAGGTCGCCACGATCGCCCTCGATCAGAGCGTGCCGTTCATCCTCGGCGGCAAGACGTACGAGGAGCTCGGTGCGGACGGCACGGGCGTGCGCATCGCGGTCATCGACACCGGGATTGATTACACGCACGCGGCGTTCGGCGGGAGCGGAGACCCGGCTGATTACGCATCGAACGACCCGAGTGTCATCGAGGACGGATCCTTCCCGACGGCGAAGGTGATCGGCGGGACGGACCTCGTCGGCGAGGCGTACGACGCCCGCGGCGCGAGCGCCCCCGGCGGCGCTTGCAGCGCGACTCCTCACCCCGACCCCGATCCGCTCGACGTCAACGGCCACGGGACGCACTCGTCCGACACGGCCGCGGGCATGACGGTCGAGGACGGGGATGGGAACGTTCTGACGCCTCACGGCGTGGCCCCGGGCGCCTCCTTGTACATGATCAAGATCTTCAGCGCCTGCGCCGCCGACGGGAGCGCGAGCACCTCGAATGCGAACGTCATTGCGGCGATCGAGTGGGCGACGGACCCGAACCAGGACGGCGACACCTCCGACCACGCGGACGTCATCAACATGTCCCTCGGCGGCGCCTTCGGACGCGACACGGAGGCAGGCGCCCAAGCGTCGGATGCGGCGGTGGACGTGGGCGTCATCGTCGTCGCGTCCGCCGGCAACTCCGGCAACATCCCGTACATCACGGGAGCGCCCGCGGCGGCGACCGAGGCGATCAGCGTCGCGGCGGGGAACGACCCCGGCATCAAGCTCCAACTCCTGACCGTGGCGAACAGCGCCGGCGCGGACGGCGACAAGGAGTCCGTCGAGGGCGCGTTCACGCCGCCCCTCGCGGAGACGGGGACGAAGTCCGGCCTCGCGGCGAGGCTTGGTGACTTCCTCTCGCCCGCGGCGCAGCTGTGCACCGCCCTTCCCGCCGGGAGCCTCGCGGGGAAGATTCCACTCGTGTCGCGCGGCACGTGCACGTTCCAGCTGAAAGTCGAGAACGCGCAGGCCGCCGGCGCGATCGCCGTCGTCGTGTACAACAGCGTCGGCGGAGACCCGATCGTCATGGGAGGCGTGGGAGGCGTCTCGATTCCCGCGGTCATGGTGAGCATGGCGGACGGAAGCGCCCTCACGAACGCGATCGACGCCGACACGACGTTCACACTGGACCCGGCGAACCAGAAGCCGATCCCGGACCGACTCGCCCCGTTCACATCGCGCGGTCCGCGCTTCAACGACGCCTCGATCAAGCCGGACGTCACCGCGCCGGGCGTGTCGATCCTGTCCGCTCTCGTCGGTTCGGGCACCGGAGCGACTTCGGTGTCCGGGACGTCGTTCTCCTCTCCGCACGTCGCCGGAGCGGCCGCGATCCTCCGCCAGCTCCATCCCGATTGGAGCGTCGAAGAGATCAAGTCGCTCCTCATGAACACCGCGACGGACGCGAAGCCCGGCACGACGACCCCGTACGCGACCTCGCTCATGGGCGCCGGCCGCGTCCGCGTCGACGTCGCGGCGACGACCGAATCCCTCGTGGTCCCGGGGAGCGCCTCGTTCGGCGTCGCGGAGTCGAGCGCTTCCGGGACACAGCAGTACGACGTGAATCTGGAACTGCGCAACAAGGGAGACGCGTCCAAGTCGTTCGCCCTGAGCTCGGCGTTCCGGGTGCCGGGGGACGTCGGCGGGGCGATCACCCTCGTCCATCCCGCCACCCTGTCCGTCGACGCGGGCGGCTCGACCGACTTCACCCTGAGCTTGGTCGTAAACTACAACACCCTCGCAGGGTCGCTGTTCGAGAAGGACGGTTTCCTCACCCTCACGGAATCGGGGGGCGGGGACATCCTGCGCGTGCCGTTCCTCTTGATTCCGATCGCCAGGTCCGCGGCCCACGCATCCGCGGCGGACATCGCCCTCGGCTCGTCGTTCATGGTGCAGAACCCGGGGGTCCGCGCGACGCGCGTCGACGTGTATCAGCTCGGCGCGACCTCGCCGAACGAGGACTTGATCGCGGAGCCCAACGGCCTGCCGAACGATCCGGACGACTGGTTCGACATCCGCGCGACCGGTGTGCGGTCGTTCGGCAAGGATCCGGTCGGCTCGAAGGCGGACCAGGTCCTCGAATGGGGCATCTCCGTGTGGGGCCGCCGGAGCGCGCCAAGCCTCCTGGTCACGGACATCGTGATCGACGTGGACGGGGGCGGGCCGGACTACCTCGTCGAGGTCGCCGACCTCGGCCTCCTGACGACGGGATCCTTCAACGGCGCGATGGCGTCCGCCGTGTTCAGCCTGAACCCGAAGCCCGGGAAGCCGTCGGGATTCCTCGAGTTCATCGTGCCGAACACCTTGCACGCGTCGTGGCAGAGCGCACCGCTCTTCCTCGCGGACCTGAACACGCTCGCGCGGGCGAACAACCAGCCCAAGATCGGCCTCGCGAACGAGCCGTTCTCGTACGTCGTCATGACGACGGACCTCGAGACGGGATCGTTCGACGTGTCCCCCGTCGGGATGTTCAACGCGAAGCAGGTCCAGCTCAATGCGGTCCCGAACACCGTCGCGATCCTCGCGGCCGGGGGCAGCGCGGGAATCACCGCGGTCGGCGCCACCCCGGGCGGACTCCTCCTGATCTACCGCAACAACGTCGCGGGCGCGGACCAGAGCGAGGTCGTCACGGTCCACGCGTAG